In Suricata suricatta isolate VVHF042 chromosome X, meerkat_22Aug2017_6uvM2_HiC, whole genome shotgun sequence, the DNA window CcaaatccctccctccctcctccggaACGGGGAGGGACTGCTAATGGGCAGGAGATTTCTTTccgggtgatggaaatattctaaaagtagattatggtgatggtgagggcgcctggctggctcagtcagtggcgcCTGCAACGCTGGACTTCAGGGTTGTAGGTTCAGTTCCcgcgttgggtgtagagattatttaaaaataaagtcttaaaaacaaaaaagattacgGTGATGGTTGCAGATAAAAAACAGCGAATTGTGCACTTTAACTAGATTAGCTTCATGgtatataaattaaatgtaagtaaaactttttaaaatcactgcCTTCACATAGAGGGAATGAGACAAAGAAATTAAGCgacataaataatgtatatagcATATGAGAGGGTGATTCGCACACACCTAGACACTTAGGAAAAGTGATACAAcgccacccagctgtccccttGCCCCCAAATGGTCTTGCCTAACCTACCCCTGCCCccattgtcttttcttctctttccctcatagGGTCTGGTGTTCACATCCCTTTCCTGAGCTGCCCACAGAGAAATGGCACTGCCAAGAAAGCCTAACAAGTTTGACCTGGGCCTGGGCACGTGGAGCCTTAGCTCCCAGGAGGAGAGCCAGAGGGCGCAGGGACCCCCGAAGAGTGTCCGCAAGCAGCTGCCTGAGTACAAGGCAGTAGTGGTGGGCGCCAGTGGCGTGGGCAAGAGTGCACTCACCATCCAGCTGAACCACCAGTGCTTTGTGGAAGACCACGACCCCACAATCCAGGATTCCTACTGGAAGGAGGTGGCCCTGGGCCATGGGGGCTGCATTCTGAATGTCCTGGACACGGCAGGGCAGGCCACCCATAGGGCCCTGCGTGACCAGTGCGTGGCGATCGGGGATGGTGTGCTGGGGGTCTTTGCCCTGGATGACCCCTCGTCCTTAGCCCAGCTGCAGCAGATGCGGGCCACCTGGGGCCCTCACCACACCCAGCCCCTCGTCCTTGTGGGCAACAAGTGTGACCTTGTGACCACCACCGGAGATGCTCATGCCGCCGCTGC includes these proteins:
- the ERAS gene encoding GTPase ERas, coding for MALPRKPNKFDLGLGTWSLSSQEESQRAQGPPKSVRKQLPEYKAVVVGASGVGKSALTIQLNHQCFVEDHDPTIQDSYWKEVALGHGGCILNVLDTAGQATHRALRDQCVAIGDGVLGVFALDDPSSLAQLQQMRATWGPHHTQPLVLVGNKCDLVTTTGDAHAAAAALAKSWGAPFVETSAKTRQGVEEAFTLLIQEIQKVREAMAKEAVAGPGGEKGRHEKAMCHCGCSVA